The Coccidioides posadasii str. Silveira chromosome 3, complete sequence genome contains a region encoding:
- the RPL39_1 gene encoding 60S ribosomal protein eL39 (EggNog:ENOG410PRU9~COG:J), whose translation MPSQKSFRTKQKLAKAQKQNRPIPQWIRLRTGNTIRYNAKRRHWRKTRLGI comes from the exons ATGCCG AGCCAAAAGTCATTCCGCACCAAGCAAAAGCTTGCCAAAGCGCAGAAGCAGAACCGTCCCATCCCTCAGTGGATTCGGTTGAGAACCGGCAATACCATTAG ATACAACGCCAAGAGAAGACACTGGCGCAAGACCCGTCTCGGTATCTAA
- the RPL39_1 gene encoding 60S ribosomal protein L39, variant 3 (EggNog:ENOG410PRU9~COG:J) produces the protein MLFPGLIYNFSTEVRFQANQRFLTSHQSQKSFRTKQKLAKAQKQNRPIPQWIRLRTGNTIRYNAKRRHWRKTRLGI, from the exons ATGCTTTTTCCCGGCCTCATCTATAATTTCTCGACGGAGGTGCGTTTTCAGGCTAACCAGCGATTTTTAACCTCCCATCAGAGCCAAAAGTCATTCCGCACCAAGCAAAAGCTTGCCAAAGCGCAGAAGCAGAACCGTCCCATCCCTCAGTGGATTCGGTTGAGAACCGGCAATACCATTAG ATACAACGCCAAGAGAAGACACTGGCGCAAGACCCGTCTCGGTATCTAA